In a single window of the Phormidium ambiguum IAM M-71 genome:
- a CDS encoding helix-turn-helix transcriptional regulator → MSNKAERLTTLIQELRGSLSQGQFARKLGVSRPAVSMWESCQSWPEAENLQKLALLKGWNLEEIQAYLADGQLPSSDPVEQILSKVRTLPTEAVAQIAAVAVQTLVARTGSANGQSSNVA, encoded by the coding sequence ATGAGTAATAAAGCCGAGCGATTAACTACTCTCATCCAAGAGTTACGAGGTTCTCTTAGCCAAGGCCAGTTTGCTAGAAAACTGGGCGTTAGTCGTCCTGCTGTTAGTATGTGGGAGTCCTGCCAATCTTGGCCTGAAGCAGAAAATTTACAAAAATTAGCCTTATTGAAAGGATGGAACCTGGAAGAAATTCAAGCTTATTTGGCAGATGGACAACTGCCTTCCTCTGATCCAGTGGAGCAGATCTTGTCTAAAGTGCGGACTCTTCCTACAGAAGCAGTGGCTCAAATAGCAGCAGTAGCAGTGCAGACGTTAGTAGCGAGAACTGGTTCTGCAAATGGGCAATCGTCGAACGTTGCTTAG